From the Sebastes umbrosus isolate fSebUmb1 chromosome 2, fSebUmb1.pri, whole genome shotgun sequence genome, one window contains:
- the gas6 gene encoding growth arrest-specific protein 6: protein MRLTPTESLSSAALLLLLLVRWSDSISLSPQEANQFLSRHRRANQVFEETKQGHLERECVEEKCTKEEAREVFENDPETDYFYPKYLACVERFGDAEKKKQDLITCVHNIPDQCSPSPCNAKGTVRCEDKKGDFLCHCFTGWAGARCEKDVDECSKRNGGCDHECNNTMGSYRCSCHQGYMLVGRHMCNDVDECEDPGVCGTARCDNTDGSYDCSCDIGYVYDNETKSCVDVDECEAHVCAEECLNTPGSFQCFCDGRQGMKLGQDLRSCKPITPCMSPSLKRNSRSLYLGRMFSGVPVVRLRFRRRIQTGFSAEFDFRTYDPEGVIFFAGGHINSSWIVLAMHHGKLELQLKYGTVSRVTSSGPIVNDGQWRKISVEEQGRSLVIKIDREAVMKIAVNGDLFTLKKGMHELNLTVGGVPFREDGLVNQVNPRLDGCMKDWRWLTGEDTSIQETIRSNDNMQCFSTEDRGAYYPGTGFALFNISYVTSETQNLSVQLTLRPTSAIGVLFALVHQDRVPLSIVLADYHPGTDEWRDFVLVSVGDVIIASSPAPLCDGESHEIQVTISGNQTLLLVDGQSGRSEDTDIPIDVLSQSSTFIGGLPDVPLVSTLVSAPYSGCMEVSVNRQPLDLDQAIHKHNDIRSHSCPLLDSHQ, encoded by the exons ATGCGGTTGACCCCGACAGAGTCGCTCTCCTCGgccgccctgctgctgctgctgctggtccgCTGGTCCGACAGCA TTTCGTTGTCTCCTCAAGAGGCCAACCAGTTCCTGAGCAGACACAGGAGGGCTAATCAAGTGTTCGAGGAGACGAAGCAAGGACACTTGGAGAGGGAGTGTGTGGAGGAAAAGTGCACCAAAGAGGAGGCCAGAGAAGTGTTTGAAAACGACCCAGAGACG GACTACTTCTATCCCAAGTATTTAG CCTGTGTGGAGAGGTTTGGAGATGCTGAAAAGAAGAAACAGGATCTGATTACATGTGTTCACA ATATTCCAGACCAGTGCTCTCCTTCTCCCTGTAATGCCAAAGGTACGGTGCGCTGCGAGGACAAAAAGGGCGACTTCCTCTGTCACTGTTTCACAGGCTGGGCAGGAGCCAGATGTGAGAAAG ATGTCGACGAGTGCAGCAAGAGAAATGGAGGGTGTGACCACGAGTGCAACAACACTATGGGCAGTTACCGCTGCTCCTGTCACCAAGGCTACATGTTGGTAGGACGCCACATGTGTAACG atgTGGATGAGTGTGAGGACCCAGGTGTGTGTGGAACTGCACGGTGTGACAATACGGACGGCAGCTATGATTGCTCGTGTGATATCGGCTATGTCTACGACAATGAAACCAAGAGCTGTGTTG ATGTGGATGAGTGTGAGGCGCACGTGTGTGCAGAAGAGTGTCTGAACACTCCAGGGAGTTTCCAATGCTTCTGTGATGGTCGTCAGGGCATGAAGCTGGGCCAGGACCTCCGGAGCTGTAAG cCTATAACTCCCTGTATGTCGCCGTCTCTGAAGAGGAACTCTCGTTCCCTCTACCTGGGCCGCATGTTCAGCGGCGTGCCAGTAGTGAGGCTACGTTTCCGCAGGAGGATTCAAACTGG CTTTTCTGCAGAGTTTGACTTCCGCACCTACGACCCTGAGGGCGTGATCTTCTTTGCCGGAGGTCACATAAACAGCTCCTGGATCGTGCTGgcaatgcatcatgggaagCTGGAGCTGCAGCTGAAGTACGGCACCGTCAGCAGGGTCACCAGCAGCGGACCCATCGTCAATGACGGCCAGTGGAGAAAG ATCTCGGTGGAGGAGCAGGGTCGGAGTCTAGTGATTAAGATTGACAGGGAGGCCGTCATGAAGATTGCAGTAAACGGTGATCTGTTTACGCTGAAGAAAGGCATGCACGAGCTCAACCTCACCGTGGGAGGAGTCCCCTTCAGAGAGGACGGCCTCGTCAATcag GTGAACCCCCGTCTGGACGGATGTATGAAAGACTGGAGGTGGTTGACGGGGGAAGATACGTCCATACAAGAAACCATTCGGTCCAACGACAACATGCAGTGTTTCAGCACCGAGGATCGTGGAGCGTATTACCCTGGCACCGGCTTCGCTCTCTTCAACATCAGCTATG TTACTTCAGAAACACAGAACCTGAGCGTACAGTTGACCCTGCGTCCAACTTCTGCGATTGGAGTGCTGTTTGCACTTGTTCACCAGGACAGAGTCCCTCTCTCCATCGTTCTGGCAGACTATCATCCCGGCACCGATGAATGGAGAGAT TTTGTTCTGGTATCTGTAGGTGATGTCATCATTGCCAGCTCTCCAGCCCCCCTGTGTGACGGCGAGAGTCATGAAATCCAGGTGACGATCTCAGGCAACCAAACCCTGCTGCTGGTTGATGGCCAGTCTGGACGTAGTGAAGACACCGACATTCCTATTGATGTCCTGTCACAGTCCAGCACCTTTATAGGAGGCCTCCCTG ATGTTCCTCTGGTGTCCACGCTGGTGTCGGCGCCCTACAGCGGGTGCATGGAGGTCAGTGTTAACAGACAGCCTCTGGACTTGGACCAGGCCATCCACAAGCACAACGACATCCGCTCACACTCCTGCCCCCTGCTGGACTCTCACCAGTGA